In Raphanus sativus cultivar WK10039 chromosome 5, ASM80110v3, whole genome shotgun sequence, the following proteins share a genomic window:
- the LOC130495241 gene encoding putative FBD-associated F-box protein At5g38570, producing the protein MLTICSQTMLDEGFVFNQLEHLDLCLCPSLFPGQLVRLLKASPKLKRLDIFLTDHHSPRVMDEWNQPSTVPECLLSSLQSLWSEYTGEPKEREIVVYILKHAVHLETARIKSSSESAVQKFEMLKELSRSSRASTTCEFVGDGL; encoded by the exons ATGCTTACAATATGTTCACAG ACTATGCTTGATGAAGGTTTTGTCTTCAATCAGCTTGAACATTTGGATCTATGTTTATGCCCATCGTTGTTCCCGGGTCAACTTGTCCGGCTGCTCAAAGCTTCTCCTAAGTTAAAGAGACTAGACATTTTCTTAACGGAT CATCACAGTCCTCGAGTTATGGATGAATGGAATCAACCGAGTACTGTTCCTGAATGTTTGTTGTCGAGTCTACAAAGTCTCTGGTCGGAGTACACAGGAGAACCAAAGGAGAGAGAGATTGTTGTCTACATTTTGAAACATGCTGTTCACTTAGAGACTGCAAGAATCAAGTCATCATCTGAATCAGCTGTTCAAAAATTTGAGATGTTGAAGGAGTTGTCACGTTCTTCTAGAGCATCAACAACATGCGAAtttgttggggatggattgtaa